One segment of Thermosulfurimonas sp. F29 DNA contains the following:
- a CDS encoding ABC transporter substrate-binding protein, protein MRVRYALIFALIVLGWGRALAVPHILVVKEASGRRVEVRVPVKRAVFLIGYELIPYLDLWDQTVGISLWAKRYSDLLREVGAERLRKIPSVGTATQVNPEALALLSPDLIVTWAYRPETVKVLEEFLGERNHTAIIAISPESLKDLRSTMRLLAELFGKEERLRRVNRAMEGIFSLVRERLRGLKENEKKRVLWLWGDRCHCQVAGGRGVVADILRLSGGKNCAGAIDHPYPRVSPERIVLWNPQVIFIWGNAPYGVKDILRDRRLAEVAAVKRGAVFKAPAWSTWSPRVALITLWVAMKIYPERFRGISFRTLVERFNRDAL, encoded by the coding sequence ATGAGGGTGAGGTATGCACTCATTTTCGCGCTTATTGTGCTGGGCTGGGGGAGGGCTCTGGCCGTTCCGCACATCCTGGTGGTCAAAGAGGCCTCCGGTCGCAGGGTAGAGGTTCGGGTACCGGTAAAGAGGGCGGTTTTCCTCATCGGCTACGAGCTCATCCCTTATCTCGATCTCTGGGATCAAACGGTGGGGATTAGTTTGTGGGCCAAACGATACAGTGATCTCCTCAGGGAGGTCGGCGCGGAAAGGTTGAGGAAAATTCCTTCGGTGGGGACGGCCACTCAGGTAAATCCGGAGGCCCTGGCCCTTCTTTCTCCTGATCTGATCGTTACCTGGGCGTATCGCCCGGAAACCGTTAAGGTCCTTGAAGAGTTTCTGGGGGAGAGGAATCACACCGCGATTATCGCCATCTCTCCGGAGAGTCTTAAGGACTTGCGCTCTACCATGAGACTTCTGGCCGAACTTTTCGGCAAGGAGGAACGCCTCCGGCGGGTGAACAGAGCCATGGAGGGGATCTTCTCCCTGGTCAGGGAGCGCCTCCGGGGCCTTAAGGAAAACGAAAAGAAACGGGTCCTCTGGCTGTGGGGGGACCGATGTCACTGCCAGGTGGCCGGCGGAAGAGGGGTGGTGGCGGACATTCTGCGCCTTTCCGGCGGGAAAAACTGTGCCGGAGCCATCGATCATCCCTATCCCAGGGTCTCTCCCGAAAGGATTGTCCTCTGGAACCCGCAGGTCATCTTCATCTGGGGAAATGCCCCCTACGGAGTGAAGGACATCCTCCGGGACCGGAGACTGGCCGAGGTCGCGGCCGTAAAACGCGGAGCCGTTTTCAAGGCCCCTGCCTGGTCCACCTGGTCGCCCAGGGTGGCTCTGATAACCCTGTGGGTGGCCATGAAGATCTATCCCGAAAGGTTTCGCGGAATTTCCTTCAGGACCCTGGTGGAGAGGTTCAACCGGGATGCCCTCTAA
- the cobN gene encoding cobaltochelatase subunit CobN — translation MKIGAILWASYVPVLTRAAARVRDLGLEVRIFSSRTLEAHPEKREEALVELARADIILLYRSGDSFWEEILPRLTELGNTRPLVSLGYDPAYLTLSNVSPEVVQKALRYVLYGGEENFVNLLLYLASALGGLDVSHRDPEPLPLAGIYHPRAPKVFTDTGEYLAWYRPSPGTPLVGILYSRHNWVNGEMEVERALIEEFEAQGLGVIPVFSYSVKDESLGSEGPGEAIRKFLLADGLPRIEALIKLVLFFLGSTREKDLSDPSVSTSGVEVLRRLGVPVFQPVVAYYRTVSEWEEDPRGLSAEVAWSVALPEFEGVIEPLFIGAMKREEDPLTGAVLERRVPVRERVRRLVRRVKAWIELRCKPPAERRVVLVLHNNPCASVEATVGAGAHLDTLESVARILKRLRLKGYRIEGEPENGKELIDLILKRKAISEFRWTTVEEIVKKGGALAMVPLEEYLSWWEEFPEEVRLRMREAWGEPPGEEKNGVPAAMVHEGKIVVTGLRFGNAVVCVQPKRGCAGPRCDGKVCKILHDPEVPPPHQYVATYRWLERVFGADVIIHVGTHGNLEFLPGKGVGLSASCFPDLSIHERPHLYIYNSDNPPEGTIAKRRSYAVLVDHLQTVLEAGGLYEGYLELDRLLEEYERAAAGSPARAHEILHRLVDLVRKTGLDREVNSPEEIGPEEFVRRIHEALTRLRSTQVPRGMHIFGEIPRGERLAEFIRAVLRHDSGEPSDLRRVMARALGFRLEDLLQDPSRGRLLERVEKLSGEFVRGVLDGKKAGEVLVRLCGKEASERIPAGHLEELVSRIKDLKSRIEASDEMGALLYGISGGYIPPGPSGLITRGRDDILPTGRNFYSLDPERVPTKAAYAVGVRLAEALLEKFRKDEGRLPENVAFYWMCTDIMWSEGEVMSQILYLLGVRPVWLPNGRIKGLEVIPLHELGRPRIDVTIRVSGITRDNFPRCLELVDEAVCLVAELEEPPEMNFVRRHTLERLEKLGGRKDAFRRATFRLFASPPGTYQSGVNLAVYASAWKTEKDLAEVFLYWNGYAYGKGVFGEKAHREFAEGLRTVEATFNNSLTDEYDLFGCCCYFGTHGGLTVAARELSGKRIRAYYGDTRERAAVEVRDLADEIRRVARAKLLNPRWIEGMKQHGYKGAAEISKRIGRLFGWQATTGEVDDWIFDEITRKFVVDRENREFLMRHNPYALEEIARRLLEAEKRGLWKPEAGLLEKLRDAYLELEGRLEDAIGETGGDFQGGAVDMYSADEVAEWQARMKDLRREIGEMWK, via the coding sequence GTGAAAATCGGGGCCATTTTGTGGGCCAGTTATGTTCCCGTTCTGACCCGAGCCGCCGCCAGAGTCCGTGATCTGGGCCTTGAGGTCAGGATTTTTTCTTCCCGCACCCTGGAGGCCCATCCCGAAAAGAGGGAGGAGGCCCTTGTCGAGCTCGCCCGGGCCGACATCATCCTCCTTTACCGCTCCGGTGATTCTTTCTGGGAGGAAATACTCCCTCGCCTGACCGAACTGGGAAACACCCGTCCCCTGGTATCCCTGGGATACGATCCCGCGTATTTGACCCTTTCTAATGTCTCCCCGGAGGTGGTTCAGAAGGCCCTGCGTTATGTCCTCTACGGAGGAGAGGAAAACTTCGTGAATCTTCTTCTCTATCTCGCTTCCGCTCTGGGGGGCCTCGATGTTTCCCATCGGGACCCCGAGCCCCTTCCCCTGGCCGGTATATATCACCCTCGGGCCCCTAAAGTCTTTACCGACACCGGGGAATACCTCGCGTGGTACCGCCCCTCTCCGGGAACCCCCCTGGTGGGGATCCTTTATTCCCGTCACAACTGGGTAAACGGGGAAATGGAGGTGGAGAGGGCTTTGATAGAGGAATTTGAGGCTCAGGGGCTCGGGGTGATACCGGTGTTCAGCTATAGCGTGAAGGACGAGAGTCTCGGAAGCGAGGGCCCCGGGGAGGCGATAAGAAAGTTTCTTCTGGCCGACGGGCTTCCCCGAATAGAGGCCCTGATCAAACTCGTCCTTTTCTTCCTGGGAAGTACCCGCGAGAAGGACCTTTCGGATCCTTCGGTTTCCACTTCCGGGGTGGAGGTCCTTCGCCGGCTCGGAGTTCCGGTATTTCAGCCGGTGGTGGCTTACTATCGCACGGTGAGCGAGTGGGAAGAGGATCCCCGGGGACTTTCGGCGGAGGTCGCCTGGTCGGTGGCCCTTCCGGAATTCGAGGGAGTCATAGAGCCTCTTTTCATCGGCGCCATGAAAAGGGAAGAGGATCCCCTGACCGGGGCCGTTCTGGAACGGCGGGTCCCGGTGAGGGAGAGGGTTCGGAGGCTGGTGAGGAGGGTTAAGGCCTGGATCGAACTCCGTTGCAAGCCTCCTGCGGAACGCCGGGTGGTCCTGGTGTTGCACAATAATCCCTGTGCCTCCGTGGAGGCCACGGTGGGGGCCGGGGCCCATCTGGATACCCTTGAGAGTGTGGCCCGGATCCTGAAACGGCTTAGGCTTAAGGGCTATCGCATCGAGGGAGAGCCCGAAAACGGAAAGGAACTGATTGACCTGATCCTCAAAAGGAAGGCTATTTCGGAATTCCGGTGGACCACGGTGGAGGAAATCGTGAAAAAGGGGGGTGCCCTGGCCATGGTTCCGCTTGAGGAGTACCTCTCCTGGTGGGAGGAATTTCCGGAGGAAGTTCGCCTGAGGATGAGGGAGGCCTGGGGGGAGCCCCCGGGGGAGGAGAAGAACGGTGTCCCCGCGGCCATGGTGCATGAGGGAAAGATCGTGGTCACCGGGCTTCGTTTCGGAAACGCGGTGGTCTGCGTTCAACCCAAGCGGGGCTGTGCCGGTCCGCGCTGTGACGGGAAGGTATGCAAGATCCTTCACGATCCCGAGGTTCCTCCTCCCCACCAGTATGTGGCCACCTACCGCTGGCTCGAGAGGGTCTTCGGAGCGGATGTGATCATCCATGTGGGCACCCACGGCAACCTGGAATTTCTTCCGGGAAAGGGGGTAGGGCTCTCCGCGTCCTGTTTTCCTGATCTCTCCATTCACGAGCGCCCTCATCTTTACATTTATAATTCCGACAATCCCCCGGAGGGCACCATCGCCAAACGGCGAAGTTATGCCGTTCTGGTGGATCACCTGCAGACGGTCCTTGAGGCCGGAGGGCTTTATGAGGGTTATCTTGAGCTGGATCGACTCCTTGAGGAATACGAGAGGGCGGCTGCGGGAAGCCCGGCCCGGGCCCACGAGATACTTCACCGTCTGGTTGATCTTGTTCGGAAAACCGGTCTCGACCGGGAGGTGAATTCCCCGGAGGAGATCGGACCGGAGGAGTTCGTCCGTCGCATTCACGAGGCCCTGACCCGCCTGCGAAGTACCCAGGTGCCCCGGGGTATGCACATCTTCGGAGAGATTCCCCGGGGCGAAAGACTGGCCGAATTCATACGAGCCGTTCTGCGCCACGATTCCGGGGAGCCTTCGGATCTCCGGCGGGTGATGGCCCGGGCTCTGGGTTTTCGGCTGGAGGATCTCCTGCAGGACCCTTCCAGAGGTCGGCTCCTCGAGCGGGTGGAGAAACTTTCCGGCGAATTCGTCCGCGGCGTTCTCGATGGAAAAAAGGCCGGTGAAGTTCTCGTCCGTCTCTGCGGAAAGGAGGCTTCCGAGAGGATCCCCGCGGGACACCTGGAAGAGTTGGTCTCCCGGATAAAGGATCTCAAAAGCCGCATCGAGGCCTCGGACGAGATGGGGGCCCTACTTTACGGGATCTCCGGGGGGTACATCCCTCCCGGGCCCTCCGGACTCATAACCCGTGGCCGGGACGACATTCTTCCCACTGGGAGGAACTTTTACTCCCTTGATCCCGAAAGGGTTCCCACGAAAGCGGCCTACGCCGTGGGCGTCAGGCTGGCCGAGGCCTTACTCGAAAAGTTTCGGAAAGACGAGGGGAGGCTTCCCGAAAATGTGGCTTTTTACTGGATGTGCACGGACATCATGTGGAGCGAAGGGGAGGTCATGAGCCAGATACTCTACCTGCTGGGGGTGAGACCGGTCTGGCTCCCCAACGGCCGGATAAAGGGGCTTGAGGTCATTCCGCTCCACGAACTCGGTCGCCCCCGCATAGATGTCACGATCAGGGTTTCCGGAATCACCAGAGACAACTTCCCCCGATGTCTGGAGCTGGTGGACGAGGCGGTGTGTCTGGTGGCGGAGCTTGAGGAACCCCCGGAGATGAACTTCGTGCGCAGACACACCCTGGAACGGCTCGAAAAGCTGGGAGGCAGAAAGGACGCCTTCCGCAGGGCCACCTTCCGGCTCTTCGCTTCTCCTCCGGGCACCTATCAGTCCGGGGTGAACCTTGCGGTTTACGCCTCAGCCTGGAAAACCGAGAAGGATCTCGCCGAGGTCTTTCTGTACTGGAACGGCTACGCTTACGGAAAAGGCGTCTTCGGAGAGAAGGCCCATCGGGAATTTGCCGAAGGTCTCCGCACGGTGGAGGCCACCTTCAACAATTCCCTCACCGATGAATACGATCTTTTCGGTTGCTGCTGCTACTTCGGTACCCACGGCGGACTTACGGTGGCCGCAAGGGAACTCTCCGGGAAAAGGATAAGGGCCTACTACGGTGATACCAGGGAGAGGGCGGCGGTTGAGGTTCGTGACCTTGCCGACGAGATCCGGCGGGTGGCCAGGGCCAAACTCCTGAATCCGCGCTGGATAGAGGGCATGAAACAGCATGGCTACAAGGGAGCGGCGGAGATCTCCAAGCGCATCGGGCGCCTCTTCGGCTGGCAGGCCACCACCGGTGAGGTGGACGACTGGATCTTCGACGAGATTACCCGTAAATTTGTGGTGGACAGAGAGAATCGAGAGTTCCTCATGAGGCACAACCCTTACGCCCTGGAGGAGATAGCCCGAAGGCTACTTGAGGCGGAGAAAAGGGGTCTCTGGAAGCCGGAGGCCGGATTGCTGGAAAAATTGAGAGACGCTTACCTTGAGCTCGAGGGACGCCTCGAGGACGCGATAGGAGAGACCGGAGGCGATTTTCAGGGCGGGGCCGTGGACATGTATTCCGCCGATGAGGTGGCTGAATGGCAGGCGAGGATGAAGGACCTCCGCCGGGAAATCGGAGAGATGTGGAAATGA
- a CDS encoding TonB-dependent receptor yields the protein MGAWWKMVLVLTVILVAGTGLAAENRGSEIVVTASRIPQVIGEAPAAVSVITREDMEKKNLQTLDEALRHEAGVFVHRRKGIMDTVASVELRGMPRQGRTLVLLDGIPLNDGYSNSVCWATLSVDEVKRVEVVRGPFSSLWGGNAMGGVINIITRLPERFTFSVTGGVGEDVTRRWRVSLGDRVGRLAFLAGYEEDRTEGYPTVPVLKSPETGTGTLTGGYPTTDPTGERLRWVVGDKGDNRGERWNYHLNIGLDVRNEGEIRLGFQHGVQRYDYGHPHTYLTDTAGNPSFSGTVKIPGGLAASVSPYDFISYAGLGDYETSIVSFNYRDVFGELETELNFGFLRRDGYYTRPYRDGDYHTASGEKNDSDSETYYLDVKGNLPLGEKHLLTAGLTLRRDWSNVETHELAFYRDEDSEGEKLYLSRGKSRALGLFVQDIWTLRKDLSLYLGLRYDHWWTYDGKAGEVGAVEEYDDRDDGAFSPKAALVWRPDSSTSLRLSVGKAFRPPNLYELYRTWSWYGRTYRSNPDLDPETSWSVEVGGERWWFGKRLRLSASLFRTWMKDFIYRAYHSDTREYIWTNSGKGEILGFEGELELKPLSWLSAVVNYTRNDTRITDNPARPESEGKRFVDVPPWIWNFELSAEPPLPGNLPGLKFSVFGHYVGKVFRYDDNSDRAEGVYGTSEEYFVADVKVSLIWRRATLSFSVNNVFDEDYYDYYRAPGRTWFGELKFEY from the coding sequence ATGGGTGCCTGGTGGAAAATGGTCCTGGTGCTTACGGTTATTCTGGTTGCCGGGACGGGACTGGCGGCCGAGAACCGGGGGTCAGAGATAGTGGTCACAGCCTCCAGGATCCCTCAGGTAATCGGTGAAGCCCCCGCGGCGGTGAGCGTGATCACCCGGGAAGACATGGAAAAGAAGAATCTCCAGACCCTGGACGAGGCGCTCAGGCACGAGGCCGGGGTCTTCGTCCACCGCCGCAAGGGAATAATGGACACGGTGGCTTCCGTGGAGCTAAGGGGGATGCCCCGCCAGGGACGAACCCTGGTTCTTCTGGACGGAATTCCTCTCAACGACGGATATTCAAACAGCGTCTGTTGGGCCACCCTTTCGGTGGACGAGGTGAAGAGGGTGGAGGTGGTGCGGGGCCCCTTTTCCTCCCTCTGGGGTGGAAACGCCATGGGAGGGGTGATAAACATCATCACCCGTCTTCCGGAAAGGTTTACCTTTTCGGTCACGGGCGGTGTGGGAGAGGATGTTACCCGCCGCTGGCGCGTAAGCCTGGGAGACCGGGTGGGGCGCCTGGCCTTTCTCGCCGGCTACGAGGAGGACCGCACGGAGGGATATCCCACGGTCCCGGTATTGAAATCGCCTGAAACCGGAACCGGAACCCTGACCGGAGGATATCCCACCACCGACCCCACCGGAGAGAGGCTGCGCTGGGTGGTGGGAGACAAGGGAGATAATCGGGGCGAGCGCTGGAATTATCACTTGAACATCGGGCTTGATGTTAGGAACGAGGGAGAAATAAGACTCGGGTTCCAGCACGGGGTCCAGCGGTATGATTACGGGCATCCCCACACCTATCTTACCGATACCGCCGGAAATCCCTCCTTCTCCGGCACGGTAAAGATCCCCGGAGGACTTGCGGCCTCGGTTTCTCCTTACGACTTCATCTCCTATGCCGGTCTCGGAGACTATGAGACGAGCATCGTCTCCTTCAACTATCGGGATGTCTTCGGGGAACTCGAAACCGAGCTCAACTTCGGCTTCCTGAGAAGGGACGGATACTATACGAGACCCTACCGGGATGGGGATTACCACACCGCCTCCGGAGAAAAAAATGACAGCGACAGCGAGACCTATTACCTGGATGTGAAGGGCAATCTCCCCCTGGGAGAAAAGCACCTTCTTACCGCGGGGCTTACCCTGCGCAGGGACTGGTCGAATGTGGAAACTCACGAGCTGGCTTTCTATCGGGATGAGGATTCCGAGGGGGAAAAACTCTATCTTTCCCGGGGGAAGAGCCGCGCGCTCGGCCTCTTCGTGCAGGACATCTGGACCTTAAGGAAGGATCTTTCCCTTTACCTGGGGCTGCGCTACGACCACTGGTGGACCTACGACGGTAAGGCCGGAGAGGTGGGAGCCGTGGAGGAGTACGACGATCGGGACGACGGAGCCTTTTCCCCCAAGGCGGCCCTGGTCTGGCGTCCGGACAGTTCCACCAGCCTGAGACTTTCGGTAGGCAAGGCCTTCCGTCCCCCCAACCTTTATGAGCTCTACCGCACCTGGAGCTGGTACGGACGCACCTACCGCTCCAATCCCGATCTTGATCCCGAGACCTCCTGGAGCGTGGAGGTGGGGGGAGAGAGGTGGTGGTTCGGAAAGCGCCTGCGTCTTAGTGCCTCCCTCTTCCGCACCTGGATGAAAGACTTCATATACCGGGCCTACCATTCCGATACCCGGGAATACATCTGGACCAACTCCGGTAAGGGAGAGATCCTGGGTTTCGAGGGCGAGCTCGAACTCAAACCCCTTTCCTGGCTTTCCGCCGTGGTTAACTACACCCGCAACGATACCAGGATCACGGACAATCCGGCCAGACCCGAATCCGAGGGTAAACGCTTTGTGGATGTTCCGCCCTGGATCTGGAATTTCGAGCTCTCGGCCGAACCCCCCCTCCCCGGAAATCTACCCGGGCTCAAGTTCTCCGTATTCGGACACTATGTTGGCAAGGTCTTCCGTTACGACGACAACTCCGACAGGGCTGAAGGAGTTTACGGGACTTCGGAGGAGTACTTCGTGGCCGATGTCAAGGTGAGTCTTATCTGGCGCAGGGCGACCCTCTCTTTTTCCGTCAACAATGTCTTTGACGAGGATTACTACGATTACTACCGGGCCCCGGGAAGGACCTGGTTTGGGGAGTTGAAGTTTGAATACTGA
- a CDS encoding iron ABC transporter permease — MVIASILAIYLSISLGPAGFKPGLALKVLWAKLRGGAPGISPGILNIFWEIRTPRVLLAALVGAALASSGAALQAVFRNPLVDPYLLGLSAGGALGCAVAVAWLPRVPVSLPAFLFAYLAAFLTYGVARLSGEVSRISLILSGIIVSAGLMALVSLIKFVVDPHRMAEIVTWMMGSFALSTWEVVRQTFLPVILGLVGLHLLRFRLNLLSLSEDEARSLGVSVERERAVVMGLAALTVGAGVAAAGIVGWVGLMVPHLVRLSVGPDHRRLIPLSMCTGAGLLVISDTLARTLTSFDLPVGIITSLTGIPFFIYLLRQQRTGGWEHA, encoded by the coding sequence ATGGTAATCGCAAGTATTCTGGCGATTTATCTTTCTATTTCCTTGGGACCGGCGGGTTTTAAACCCGGTTTGGCTCTCAAGGTCCTCTGGGCAAAACTCCGGGGGGGAGCTCCCGGAATAAGTCCCGGAATTTTAAATATTTTCTGGGAGATCCGAACCCCCAGGGTCCTGCTCGCGGCCCTGGTAGGGGCGGCTCTGGCCTCCTCCGGAGCGGCTCTTCAGGCCGTCTTTCGTAATCCGCTGGTGGATCCCTATCTCCTGGGGCTTTCCGCCGGGGGAGCGCTGGGGTGTGCGGTGGCCGTGGCCTGGTTGCCGCGGGTGCCGGTGTCGCTTCCGGCCTTTCTTTTCGCTTACCTGGCCGCCTTCCTGACCTACGGAGTGGCCCGATTATCCGGAGAGGTCTCCCGTATAAGTCTCATCCTCTCCGGGATTATCGTCTCCGCAGGACTCATGGCCCTGGTCTCCCTCATAAAATTCGTGGTGGATCCGCACCGCATGGCCGAAATCGTGACCTGGATGATGGGAAGCTTCGCTCTGAGCACCTGGGAGGTCGTCAGGCAGACCTTCCTTCCCGTGATCCTGGGACTTGTGGGGTTGCATCTATTGAGATTCCGGCTGAATCTCCTTTCCCTTTCCGAGGACGAGGCCAGGAGTCTGGGGGTCTCGGTGGAGAGGGAGCGAGCCGTCGTTATGGGCCTTGCGGCCCTGACGGTGGGGGCCGGTGTGGCCGCAGCCGGTATCGTGGGCTGGGTGGGATTGATGGTCCCTCACCTGGTTCGGCTCTCGGTAGGACCGGATCATCGGCGGCTGATCCCCCTTTCCATGTGCACCGGAGCGGGTCTCCTGGTGATCTCCGACACCCTGGCCCGCACCCTCACCTCCTTTGATCTCCCCGTGGGGATCATTACCTCTCTCACCGGTATCCCCTTTTTCATTTATCTCCTCAGGCAGCAACGGACCGGGGGCTGGGAGCATGCTTGA
- a CDS encoding P-loop NTPase produces MKIVICGKGGSGKSTLTALLAAFLAEQNRGVLVVDADESNPGLYRLLGFESPPRTLMDLLGGKDSVREKLRRKIRNEGREEVNLFERERIFPGDIPGDFLRRWGSCLLVVVGKVARAREGCACPMGVVAREFLRRLETPPGEIVLVDTEAGVEHFGRGLETAVDGVLAVVEPSLESVVLAERIRDLAIGSGAHFLGVVLNRLTPEAEVILGEEVKRRGLPVLGRFGVRPEFTGASLRGERVPLSEEIRGELVHILQGIQGRILERAIRS; encoded by the coding sequence ATGAAAATCGTAATCTGTGGCAAGGGGGGTAGCGGTAAGAGTACTCTTACCGCCTTATTGGCCGCATTCCTGGCCGAACAGAACCGGGGTGTGCTGGTAGTGGATGCGGACGAGTCCAACCCCGGGCTTTATCGTCTGCTCGGTTTCGAGAGCCCTCCCCGCACCCTGATGGATCTTCTGGGAGGCAAGGATTCCGTCCGGGAAAAACTGAGGCGGAAGATCCGGAATGAAGGAAGAGAAGAGGTGAATCTTTTTGAAAGGGAGAGGATTTTTCCCGGGGATATCCCGGGGGACTTCCTGCGGCGGTGGGGGAGCTGCCTGCTTGTGGTGGTGGGGAAGGTCGCTCGTGCCCGGGAGGGATGTGCCTGTCCGATGGGGGTGGTGGCCAGGGAGTTTTTGAGGCGGCTTGAGACTCCTCCCGGAGAGATCGTGCTGGTGGATACCGAGGCCGGGGTGGAACACTTCGGACGCGGGCTCGAGACCGCGGTAGACGGAGTGCTTGCGGTGGTGGAACCATCCCTGGAGTCCGTAGTGCTTGCGGAAAGAATAAGGGACCTCGCCATCGGTTCCGGAGCACACTTTCTGGGTGTGGTTTTGAACCGGCTCACCCCCGAGGCCGAGGTCATTCTGGGGGAGGAGGTCAAAAGGAGGGGACTCCCGGTGCTAGGAAGGTTCGGGGTGAGGCCGGAATTCACCGGGGCTTCCCTCCGGGGCGAAAGAGTCCCTCTATCCGAAGAAATCCGGGGGGAGCTGGTCCACATTCTTCAGGGTATCCAGGGGCGAATCCTGGAGAGGGCCATCCGATCATGA
- a CDS encoding ABC transporter ATP-binding protein, with product MLEVRDLSFARILNAVNLKLRRGEFVILLGPNGAGKTTLLRCILGLCSPIEGEIVVCGHPLRRLASKERARLLAYVPQSYQPVFPYTVLDFVLLGRTPHLGFLSHPGKRDEIKARKVLRELGLEPLLHRYLTNLSGGERQLVLFARALLQEAPILLLDEPIANLDLKHQLRVLSSVHRLVREKGLTVLATLHDPNLAFGFADRVVLLKKGRVLAEMNPRTHPGAKELLEELYEIPLEILHFRGYPLVSLTGAFPKNFPRR from the coding sequence ATGCTTGAGGTCCGTGACCTCTCCTTCGCCCGGATTCTCAATGCGGTAAACCTGAAGCTCCGCCGGGGGGAATTCGTGATCCTTCTCGGCCCCAACGGAGCCGGAAAGACCACCCTGTTGAGGTGTATTCTCGGACTATGTTCTCCGATCGAGGGCGAGATCGTCGTCTGCGGACATCCTTTGAGACGCCTTGCCTCTAAAGAGAGGGCCCGGCTCCTGGCCTATGTTCCTCAGTCCTATCAACCGGTCTTTCCCTATACCGTCCTGGACTTCGTCCTGCTGGGACGCACCCCTCACTTGGGATTTCTATCGCATCCCGGAAAAAGGGACGAAATCAAGGCCAGGAAAGTGCTTCGGGAGCTGGGGCTTGAGCCCCTCCTTCACCGTTACCTTACGAATCTTTCCGGCGGAGAGCGCCAGCTGGTGCTGTTCGCAAGGGCCCTCCTTCAGGAGGCTCCGATATTGCTCCTTGACGAACCCATCGCCAACCTGGATCTCAAACATCAGCTCCGGGTACTTTCCAGTGTCCACAGGCTGGTCAGAGAGAAAGGACTTACGGTGCTGGCCACCCTTCACGACCCGAATCTGGCCTTCGGTTTTGCCGATCGAGTCGTTCTTCTCAAGAAGGGGCGGGTACTTGCGGAAATGAACCCCCGGACACACCCCGGAGCCAAGGAACTTTTAGAGGAACTTTACGAGATTCCCCTGGAGATTCTACACTTTCGCGGCTATCCCCTAGTGTCCCTCACCGGTGCTTTTCCGAAAAATTTCCCTCGGAGGTGA